Proteins encoded in a region of the Lycorma delicatula isolate Av1 chromosome 6, ASM4794821v1, whole genome shotgun sequence genome:
- the LOC142326575 gene encoding ATP-binding cassette sub-family G member 1-like isoform X1 has protein sequence MDYPPNTVAKINHLVRRPPIDIEFSDLTYTVPHGRNGSKIILRSVNGLFRSGQLTAILGPSGAGKSTLLNVLAGYKTGDASGSILINGHPRVIRQFRKLSRYIMQEDLLQPRLTVHESMMIAADLKLGHTVSMNEKLGTIREILEMLRLAKCENTFTSYLSGGERKRLAIALELVNNPPVIFLDEPTTGLDDMASSQCIKLLKALAEGGRTVICSIHTPSARLFSLFDNVYIVSEGQCVFQGNGQDIVPFLATFDLHCPTHYNPADFMIDVSSGEYGDYIERMTLAIDNGRCHKWSPNAIKANETKSQESTNEEESGLLIQTKHMFDFESSPWLQFQILMYRMTLQCRRDLGYIILKLVMHIFMGLIIGGMFFRMGNDGSKTIFNFGFCFVTIIIFLYIPMMPALLWFPQEVQLLKREFFNRWYGLNPYFFALTISQLPLQIIFSVGYIIMTYVMTDQPMEYERMLKFILVCLMISFASEAMGFAISARLNIVNGIFVGPAISVPLMLLAVYGLGSGSNNIPTLIRLAMYFSYLRYGLEGIISSIYGNNRSKLICPESEIYCQLREPKALLKEVGMEDVNYWVDIGALCISVIVFKIICYILLRKRLNSTRSFGALGFIGQFIKTHFNLAGNLNR, from the exons GATCCAAGATTATACTTAGAAGTGTTAATGGACTATTTAGGAGTGGCCAGTTGACCGCTATTTTGGGACCATCTGGGGCTGGAAAGAGCACACTGCTAAATGTTCTAGCTGGTTATAA GACTGGAGATGCTAGCGGTTCTATACTTATCAATGGTCATCCGAGGGTTATTAGGCAATTTAGAAAATTGTCTAGATATATTATGCAAGAAGATCTCCTACAGCCCAGGTTAACTGTTCATGAATCGATGATGATAGCTGCTGATCTGAAACTAGGACATACAGTTTCAATGAATGAAAAACTCGGCACT attagggAAATACTGGAAATGCTCAGATTAGCGAAGTGTGAAAATACATTCACTAGTTATCTTTCTGGTGGTGAAAGGAAAAGATTAGCTATCGCATTAGAACTTGTCAACAACCCGCCTGTAATATTTTTAGATGAGCCGACAac TGGTTTAGATGATATGGCTAGTTCTCaatgtataaaattacttaaggCTTTAGCGGAAGGAGGTCGAACAGTAATTTGTTCAATACATACACCAAGCGcaagacttttttctttatttgacaaTGTCTATATTGTATCTGAAGGACAGTGTGTTTTTCAAGGGAACGGGCAAGATATCGTTCCTTTCCTTGCTACATTTGATCTTCATTGTCCAACACATTATAACCCTGCTGATTTCA TGATTGATGTATCTAGTGGTGAGTATGGCGATTATATAGAAAGAATGACATTAGCTATTGACAACGGAAGATGCCATAAATGGAGTCCAAATGCAATAAAAGCGAATGAAACAAAATCccaag aatctaCAAATGAAGAGGAATCTGGGCTGCTCATACAAACAAAACATATGTTTGATTTTGAAAGTTCTCCATGGCTTCAATTTCAAATTCTAATGTATCGCATGACATTACAGTGTCGGAGGGATTTg ggcTATATTATTTTGAAGCTTGTAATGCATATATTTATGGGACTTATAATAGGAGGGATGTTTTTTCGAATGGGAAATGATGGTTCAAAAACAATATTCAACTTTGGTTTCtgttttgttacaattattatatttttgtatataccaATGATGCCAGCTCTTCTTTGgt TTCCACAAGAAGTGCAGTTGCTGAAAAGAGAGTTCTTTAACAGATGGTATGGTCTCAATCCATACTTTTTTGCTCTCACAATTTCACAGCTTCCCTTACAA attatatttaGCGTCGGTTATATTATAATGACATATGTGATGACAGACCAACCTATGGAGTATGAACGTATGCTTAAATTTATTCTGGTATGCCTTATGATATCATTTGCATCAGAAGCAATGGGATTTGCCATATCAGCGAGACTTAATATTgtc aatggaaTATTTGTTGGACCAGCTATATCTGTACCATTAATGCTTCTTGCTGTATATGGTCTTGGTTCAGGAAGTAATAATATCCCAACGCTAATTCGTCTGGCGATGTATTTCAGTTACCTTCGTTACGGTTTAGAAGgaattatttcttcaatttatgGTAACAACAGATCAAAACTTATTTGTCCCGAAAGTGAAATATATTGCCAGTTAAGGGAACCAAAGGCATTATTGAAAGAAGTGGGAATGGAAGATGTTAATTATTGGGTGGATATCGGTGCATTGTGTATTTCAGTTATTGTGTTTAAGATTATATGTTACATTTTGTTAAGAAAACGTTTAAATTCAACGCGTTCGTTTGGAGCGTTAGGCTTTATCggtcaatttattaaaactcATTTTAATTTAGCTGGTAATCTGAATAGATGA
- the LOC142326575 gene encoding ATP-binding cassette sub-family G member 4-like isoform X2, whose translation MQEDLLQPRLTVHESMMIAADLKLGHTVSMNEKLGTIREILEMLRLAKCENTFTSYLSGGERKRLAIALELVNNPPVIFLDEPTTGLDDMASSQCIKLLKALAEGGRTVICSIHTPSARLFSLFDNVYIVSEGQCVFQGNGQDIVPFLATFDLHCPTHYNPADFMIDVSSGEYGDYIERMTLAIDNGRCHKWSPNAIKANETKSQESTNEEESGLLIQTKHMFDFESSPWLQFQILMYRMTLQCRRDLGYIILKLVMHIFMGLIIGGMFFRMGNDGSKTIFNFGFCFVTIIIFLYIPMMPALLWFPQEVQLLKREFFNRWYGLNPYFFALTISQLPLQIIFSVGYIIMTYVMTDQPMEYERMLKFILVCLMISFASEAMGFAISARLNIVNGIFVGPAISVPLMLLAVYGLGSGSNNIPTLIRLAMYFSYLRYGLEGIISSIYGNNRSKLICPESEIYCQLREPKALLKEVGMEDVNYWVDIGALCISVIVFKIICYILLRKRLNSTRSFGALGFIGQFIKTHFNLAGNLNR comes from the exons ATGCAAGAAGATCTCCTACAGCCCAGGTTAACTGTTCATGAATCGATGATGATAGCTGCTGATCTGAAACTAGGACATACAGTTTCAATGAATGAAAAACTCGGCACT attagggAAATACTGGAAATGCTCAGATTAGCGAAGTGTGAAAATACATTCACTAGTTATCTTTCTGGTGGTGAAAGGAAAAGATTAGCTATCGCATTAGAACTTGTCAACAACCCGCCTGTAATATTTTTAGATGAGCCGACAac TGGTTTAGATGATATGGCTAGTTCTCaatgtataaaattacttaaggCTTTAGCGGAAGGAGGTCGAACAGTAATTTGTTCAATACATACACCAAGCGcaagacttttttctttatttgacaaTGTCTATATTGTATCTGAAGGACAGTGTGTTTTTCAAGGGAACGGGCAAGATATCGTTCCTTTCCTTGCTACATTTGATCTTCATTGTCCAACACATTATAACCCTGCTGATTTCA TGATTGATGTATCTAGTGGTGAGTATGGCGATTATATAGAAAGAATGACATTAGCTATTGACAACGGAAGATGCCATAAATGGAGTCCAAATGCAATAAAAGCGAATGAAACAAAATCccaag aatctaCAAATGAAGAGGAATCTGGGCTGCTCATACAAACAAAACATATGTTTGATTTTGAAAGTTCTCCATGGCTTCAATTTCAAATTCTAATGTATCGCATGACATTACAGTGTCGGAGGGATTTg ggcTATATTATTTTGAAGCTTGTAATGCATATATTTATGGGACTTATAATAGGAGGGATGTTTTTTCGAATGGGAAATGATGGTTCAAAAACAATATTCAACTTTGGTTTCtgttttgttacaattattatatttttgtatataccaATGATGCCAGCTCTTCTTTGgt TTCCACAAGAAGTGCAGTTGCTGAAAAGAGAGTTCTTTAACAGATGGTATGGTCTCAATCCATACTTTTTTGCTCTCACAATTTCACAGCTTCCCTTACAA attatatttaGCGTCGGTTATATTATAATGACATATGTGATGACAGACCAACCTATGGAGTATGAACGTATGCTTAAATTTATTCTGGTATGCCTTATGATATCATTTGCATCAGAAGCAATGGGATTTGCCATATCAGCGAGACTTAATATTgtc aatggaaTATTTGTTGGACCAGCTATATCTGTACCATTAATGCTTCTTGCTGTATATGGTCTTGGTTCAGGAAGTAATAATATCCCAACGCTAATTCGTCTGGCGATGTATTTCAGTTACCTTCGTTACGGTTTAGAAGgaattatttcttcaatttatgGTAACAACAGATCAAAACTTATTTGTCCCGAAAGTGAAATATATTGCCAGTTAAGGGAACCAAAGGCATTATTGAAAGAAGTGGGAATGGAAGATGTTAATTATTGGGTGGATATCGGTGCATTGTGTATTTCAGTTATTGTGTTTAAGATTATATGTTACATTTTGTTAAGAAAACGTTTAAATTCAACGCGTTCGTTTGGAGCGTTAGGCTTTATCggtcaatttattaaaactcATTTTAATTTAGCTGGTAATCTGAATAGATGA